A section of the Halococcus agarilyticus genome encodes:
- a CDS encoding VOC family protein, whose product MSRPTPHLGHVHLKVRDVERAVAFYTDVFDLDVGDRYGPFVFLTFGDHHHDVALQEVGSDATGSGPGVGLYHAAFEVESREGLRRIYETLDERGVRVDPIDHGISEALYFDDPDGNGLEAYRDTRAENDRNEWQGMNEPLDPTAL is encoded by the coding sequence ATGAGCCGTCCGACGCCCCACCTCGGCCACGTTCACCTCAAGGTTCGCGATGTCGAGCGCGCGGTCGCGTTCTACACCGACGTGTTCGATCTCGACGTGGGCGATCGCTACGGCCCGTTCGTCTTCCTCACCTTCGGCGACCATCACCACGATGTCGCCCTCCAAGAGGTCGGCTCCGACGCGACCGGGTCGGGACCAGGCGTCGGCCTCTACCACGCCGCGTTCGAGGTCGAGAGCCGTGAGGGGCTCCGACGGATCTACGAAACGCTCGACGAGCGTGGCGTCCGGGTCGACCCGATCGACCACGGCATCAGCGAGGCGTTGTACTTCGACGATCCCGACGGCAACGGGCTCGAAGCCTATCGTGACACTCGTGCGGAAAACGACCGCAACGAGTGGCAGGGGATGAACGAGCCGCTCGATCCAACGGCGCTGTAA